A region from the Malus domestica chromosome 07, GDT2T_hap1 genome encodes:
- the LOC103410298 gene encoding silicon efflux transporter LSI2-like: MAMASPVKVVLGSIAFAFFWVLAVFPAVPFLPIGRTAGSLLGAMLMVVFRVLTPDQAYAAIDLPIIGLLFGTMVVSIYLERADMFKYLGKLLMWKTQGAKDLLCRICLISAVSSALFTNDTSCVVLTEFVLKVARQHNLPPHPFLLALASSANIGSAATPIGNPQNLVIAVQSKISFGTFVIGILPAMLVGVCVNAVILLCVFWRLLSVQKDEEDPALEPVPEEDVSSHRFSPATLSHSTSLNSQEMNSRLETPTVQSSLNVNVSIGNVETLRNRLPSSENEANKVPSGAIESARISSASKEDTNDLSSPKRDRTIPSKRSPLNDRQTDAFPMESLEGKEHLTKRWKRILWKSGVYLITIGMLIALLMGLNMSWCAITAALALVVLDFTDARPSLEKVSYSLLIFFCGMFITVNGFNNTGIPSNLWDFMEPHAQIDHASGIAVLAVTILVLSNLASNVPTVLLLGGRVAASAALISAAEEKKAWLLLGWVSTVAGNLSLLGSAANLIVCEQARQSPQLAYTLSFWSHLKFGVPSTLIVTAIGLTLIR, from the exons ATGGCAATGGCTTCTCCAGTCAAAGTGGTTCTTGGCTCGATTGCTTTTGCATTCTTTTGGGTGTTAGCTGTGTTTCCGGCTGTCCCTTTCTTGCCAATCGGTAGGACTGCAGGGTCCCTCCTCGGGGCAATGCTTATGGTTGTTTTCCGAGTCTTAACTCCTGATCAAGCATACGCAGCTATTGATCTCCCAATCATTGGTCTTCTGTTCGGGACAATGGTTGTGAGTATCTATCTCGAAAGAGCAGATATGTTCAAGTATTTGGGCAAGTTGCTCATGTGGAAAACTCAAGGGGCAAAGGACTTGCTCTGTCGAATCTGTTTGATTTCTGCAGTTTCGAGCGCTCTCTTCACCAATGACACCTCTTGTGTGGTTTTGACTGAGTTTGTTTTGAAAGTTGCAAGACAACATAACCTCCCGCCTCATCCTTTCCTACTCGCCCTTGCCTCGAGTGCAAACATTGGGTCTGCAGCAACCCCGATTGGCAATCCTCAAAACCTTGTTATAGCTGTACAGAGTAAGATATCTTTCGGGACATTTGTGATTGGAATTCTCCCTGCAATGCTTGTGGGAGTTTGTGTGAATGCTGTGATTCTTCTATGTGTGTTCTGGAGATTGTTGTCTGTCCAGAAGGATGAGGAAGATCCAGCTCTGGAACCTGTTCCAGAGGAGGATGTAAGTTCTCATCGGTTTTCACCAGCTACATTGTCACATAGTACATCCTTAAACTCTCAAGAAATGAACTCTAGATTGGAAACCCCAACTGTGCAAAGTTCTCTGAATGTTAATGTGAGCATAGGTAATGTCGAGACTCTTAGAAACCGCTTACCTTCTAGCGAGAATGAAGCGAACAAGGTTCCTAGTGGTGCGATAGAGTCTGCAAGAATTTCAAGTGCATCAAAAGAGGACACGAATGATTTGTCTTCTCCTAAAAGGGACAGAACAATCCCATCAAAAAGGTCTCCATTGAATGATAGACAAACAGATGCATTTCCTATGGAGTCGTTGGAAGGGAAGGAACATCTGAccaaaagatggaaaaggatATTGTGGAAATCTGGTGTTTACCTTATTACTATAGGAATGCTGATTGCACTGCTTATGGGCCTCAATATGTCGTGGTGTGCGATTACTGCTGCACTTGCTCTGGTTGTTCTTGACTTCACGGATGCCCGTCCAAGCCTAGAAAAG GTTTCATATTCACTCTTGATTTTCTTCTGCGGaatgtttataaccgtcaatgGATTCAACAATACCGGCATTCCAAGCAATCTTTGGGACTTCATGGAGCCGCATGCGCAAATTGATCATGCTAGCGGGATAGCAGTTCTTGCAGTCACCATACTTGTGCTGTCAAATTTGGCTTCAAATGTACCAACTG TTTTGTTGCTTGGAGGGCGGGTGGCAGCGTCAGCGGCCCTAATCTCTGCTGCGGAGGAGAAGAAGGCGTGGCTCCTATTAGGTTGGGTGAGCACTGTGGCCGGAAACCTGTCGCTTTTGGGATCAGCAGCCAACTTGATAGTGTGCGAGCAGGCTCGCCAATCTCCTCAACTTGCCTACACATTGTCCTTCTGGAGCCATCTGAAATTTGGAGTCCCCTCCACTCTTATAGTCACTGCTATTGGTTTAACACTAATTAGATGA